The Thunnus maccoyii chromosome 9, fThuMac1.1, whole genome shotgun sequence genome includes a region encoding these proteins:
- the opn4xb gene encoding opsin 4xb — MWSTESMEPEKAHTQSSFFNKVDVPDHAHYIVAIFVFVIGTLGVAGNALVMFAFYSNKKLRNLPNYFIMNLAVSDFLMAFTQSPIFFINCLYKEWVFGEMGCKMYAFCGALFGIASMINLLAISIDRYLVITKPLQAMHMSSKRRTTLAIVMVWLYSLAWSLAPLVGWSSYIPEGLMTSCTWDYVTYTLANRSYTMMLCCFVFFIPLGIIFYCYVFMFLAIRKTSREVEQLGAQVRKSTLIQQRSIRSEWKLAKIAFVVIVVYVLSWSPYACVTLISWAGHANILSPYSKAVPAIIAKASTIYNPFIYAIIHNKYRMTLAEKVPCLWFLSPTPRKECISSSISESSFRDSIISRQSIASRTHFITTSCKSTDMVLRDVEMEHLGRKSGDSFRSMSSYNHSRRSKSGRKHLERKTTKTHAAEKHPSTMRDSSSNCDHELVSSSLTIATVPLLVLTRRRSQSLTNEPSDTGQEKGSIRDRLRSHKSNSVDSINFGRVPSADPMSPQGVPRIIVISPTSESSLIKHDSVCLEDSAEAMENNVFVSLNFSSEVFEAVELLS; from the exons ATGTGGTCCACTGAGAGCATGGAGCCAGAGAAAGCTCACACCCAGAGCAGCTTCTTCAACAAGGTGGATGTGCCTGACCATGCTCACTATATTGTCGCAATATTCGTCTTCGTCATCGGGACGCTGGGCGTCGCTGGCAACGCCCTGGTTATGTTTGCCTTCTAtag taacAAGAAGCTTCGTAACCTGCCTAACTACTTCATCATGAACCTGGCGGTAAGCGACTTCCTAATGGCCTTCACACAGTCTCCCATCTTCTTCATCAACTGCCTCTACAAGGAATGGGTGTTTGGAGAGATGG GCTGTAAGATGTATGCGTTCTGCGGCGCCTTGTTTGGCATCGCCTCCATGATAAATCTACTGGCCATCTCTATTGATCGCTACCTGGTTATCACCAAGCCGCTGCAAGCCATGCACATGAGCTCCAAAAGAAGAACCACGTTGGCCATCGTCATGGTCTGGCTTTACTCTTTGGCTTGGAGTCTGGCTCCTCTCGTTGGCTGGA GCTCTTATATCCCTGAGGGCTTGATGACATCGTGTACGTGGGATTATGTCACATACACACTGGCCAACAGGAGTTACACGATGATgctgtgctgttttgttttcttcattccACTGGGAATCATCTTCTACTGCTATGTCTTCATGTTTCTGGCTATAAGGAAGACTAGCAG GGAGGTAGAACAGCTGGGAGCTCAGGTGAGGAAATCCACCCTGATCCAGCAGAGGTCCATCAGGAGTGAGTGGAAGTTGGCGAAGATCGCCTTTGTTGTCATTGTGGTTTATGTCCTCTCCTGGTCACCATACGCCTGTGTCACACTGATTTCCTGGGCTGG GCATGCAAACATCCTGTCGCCATACTCCAAGGCTGTCCCTGCCATTATCGCAAAAGCCTCCACCATCTACAATCCTTTCATCTATGCTATCATACACAATAAATACAg GATGACTCTGGCAGAGAAGGTTCCTTGCTTGTGGTTTCTGTCTCCCACTCCTCGAAAGGAATGtatctcctcctccatcagtgAGTCCTCTTTCAGGGACTCCATCATCAGTAGACAGTCCATTGCATCAAGGACTCACTTTATTACCACTTCCTGCAAGTCCACTGACATG GTATTGAGGGATGTAGAGATGGAGCATTTGGGCAGGAAGTCTGGTGATTCCTTCAGAAGCATGTCATCATACAATCACTCTCGCAGAAGCAAGTCCGGTAGGAAACATTTAGAGCGGAAGACCACAAAGACCCATGCAGCAGAGAag CATCCATCTACCATGAGAGATTCATCCAGCAACTGTGACCATGAACTGGTTTCCAGCTCTCTCACCATCGCCACTGTCCCCCTACTAGTTCTTACCAGGAGGCGGAGCCAGAGTCTGACCAATGAGCCCTCAGACACTGGGCAGGAGAAAGGCAGCATCAGAGATAGGCTGCGCAGCCACAAGAGCAACTCTGTCGATTCCATTAATTTTGGAAGAGTCCCATCCGCTGATCCAATGTCACCTCAGGGTGTCCCACGCATAATTGTCATCAGTCCGACATCTGAAAGCAGCCTCATCAAACATGACAGTGTCTGCCTGGAGGACAGTGCTGAAGCAATGGAGAACAATGTTTTTGTCAGCCTCAACTTCTCATCAGAAGTCTTTGAGGCAGTGGAGTTACTCTCTTGA